The Salinibacterium sp. M195 genome includes a window with the following:
- a CDS encoding DnaJ domain-containing protein has product MPDSPLSSSAYEVLGVEASASEAELKKAFRRALRATHPDTGGDPERFAAVQHAWDRVGTPEKRRGYDAGHSARSDSSRASASSRSSSSPFSSRGASHAREDSRPRARAHGHPGGWRRERFLEGMREWVGRGVNLDDPYDPALVRSAPREIRRTLADALAEEATARTVSTLGIGFTVWHDVATGSPERKIDHVVLGPTGVFAMLSEDFGGPVKVRRGELIGPDVQPEKPMHELASRAKILSRQLKVAFTCFVIVVPDDALAEPQRSLGSVRGQPALVVRQSVLAHLLRTGPESANGRHIGGNELFDVRTRLSNGIRFVE; this is encoded by the coding sequence ATGCCCGATAGCCCCCTCTCGTCGAGCGCCTATGAGGTTCTTGGAGTTGAGGCATCGGCTAGCGAAGCTGAGCTGAAGAAAGCGTTTCGCCGCGCACTGCGCGCGACTCACCCCGATACCGGCGGAGATCCTGAGCGTTTTGCTGCGGTCCAGCACGCCTGGGACCGCGTCGGTACCCCTGAGAAACGCCGGGGCTACGATGCCGGGCATTCCGCGCGCTCCGACTCATCACGAGCATCGGCTTCTTCCCGGTCATCAAGTTCCCCTTTCTCCTCACGTGGCGCTTCACACGCGCGCGAAGACTCACGACCACGCGCCCGAGCGCATGGTCATCCTGGCGGCTGGCGGCGAGAACGCTTCTTAGAGGGAATGCGCGAGTGGGTTGGCCGCGGGGTCAACCTTGATGATCCGTATGACCCGGCGCTTGTCCGGAGTGCGCCACGAGAGATTCGTCGCACCCTGGCAGATGCGCTTGCCGAGGAAGCTACAGCGCGAACGGTGAGCACCTTGGGGATTGGTTTCACTGTGTGGCACGATGTTGCAACCGGTTCGCCTGAACGCAAAATCGATCACGTGGTGCTGGGGCCCACCGGAGTGTTTGCGATGCTCTCAGAGGACTTCGGGGGACCGGTAAAGGTTCGCCGCGGAGAGCTTATTGGGCCTGACGTGCAGCCAGAGAAGCCGATGCATGAGCTGGCATCTCGGGCGAAGATCCTGAGCCGCCAGCTCAAGGTCGCATTCACTTGCTTCGTTATTGTTGTGCCCGACGACGCGCTTGCGGAACCGCAACGGTCGTTGGGTTCCGTTCGTGGGCAGCCTGCGCTCGTGGTGCGACAGAGTGTTCTTGCCCATCTTCTCCGCACTGGTCCAGAGTCCGCGAATGGTCGGCACATCGGCGGCAATGAGCTCTTCGATGTCCGCACGAGGCTCAGCAATGGAATCCGTTTCGTGGAGTAG
- a CDS encoding APC family permease, whose translation MNTNATLSRRLNTVDAIMIGLGSMIGAGVFAAFVPAAQAAGAGLLIGLGIAAVVAWCNAAASAQLAAVFPVAGGTYAYGREQLGPWWGFTAGWSFLVGKTASCAAMALVFSAYVAPVGWEKPVAIMAVVALTVVNLLGVTRTAFATKIVVGFVLIVLVGVLVVSTSSAAMGTHPITVSGGFDLYGVLQSAGILFFAFAGYARIATLGEEVVDPRRVIPRAIMIALAITAALYLAVGIVMLAVLGEDRLAQSPAPVAELMEAAGWGWASGVVSIAAGVASLGALLGLMAGIGRTTLAMARNSDVPRWLSAVHPKFAVPHRAELVLAAVVIAVVSIADLRGAIAFSSFGVLLYYFVANIAAFTQPSTQRRVPRAVNVLGAGACLVLIATVPLVGVVAGVIIVIVGIPVRLLSNRQCAAHPCRGV comes from the coding sequence GTGAATACGAACGCCACGCTTTCTCGGCGATTGAACACTGTCGATGCCATCATGATCGGTCTCGGATCGATGATCGGTGCTGGAGTGTTTGCGGCATTCGTTCCGGCGGCTCAAGCCGCCGGTGCTGGCCTTCTGATTGGTCTGGGAATTGCCGCTGTAGTCGCGTGGTGCAACGCGGCCGCGTCGGCTCAGCTTGCAGCCGTATTCCCGGTAGCCGGTGGCACGTACGCCTATGGCAGAGAGCAGCTAGGGCCGTGGTGGGGTTTCACTGCCGGCTGGTCTTTCTTAGTTGGCAAAACCGCCAGCTGTGCCGCCATGGCTCTCGTGTTCTCCGCCTACGTTGCGCCGGTTGGCTGGGAGAAACCCGTTGCCATCATGGCCGTTGTCGCACTCACGGTCGTGAACCTACTCGGGGTCACCCGGACCGCGTTCGCCACAAAGATCGTCGTGGGGTTTGTTCTCATTGTTCTCGTTGGAGTCCTGGTCGTTTCCACAAGTTCGGCCGCGATGGGAACGCACCCGATTACGGTCTCTGGGGGATTTGACCTTTACGGCGTTCTTCAATCAGCCGGGATTTTGTTCTTTGCGTTTGCGGGATACGCCCGAATCGCCACGTTAGGGGAGGAAGTCGTCGATCCTCGTCGGGTCATTCCTCGCGCCATAATGATCGCACTGGCGATTACGGCAGCGCTCTACCTTGCCGTGGGAATCGTTATGCTCGCGGTGTTAGGGGAAGACCGCCTCGCTCAGTCACCAGCACCGGTGGCTGAGCTAATGGAGGCTGCAGGTTGGGGCTGGGCTTCCGGCGTTGTCTCAATTGCTGCCGGTGTCGCTTCGCTTGGCGCCCTGCTGGGGCTGATGGCCGGAATTGGACGTACCACGCTGGCGATGGCTCGTAATAGTGATGTGCCGAGGTGGCTTAGCGCCGTGCATCCGAAGTTCGCGGTGCCGCATCGGGCCGAACTAGTTCTCGCCGCTGTGGTTATCGCGGTCGTGTCGATCGCCGATCTTCGTGGCGCGATCGCCTTCTCCTCGTTCGGTGTTTTGCTCTACTACTTTGTGGCGAATATAGCCGCGTTCACTCAGCCCTCAACTCAGCGACGCGTTCCGCGAGCTGTCAACGTACTCGGGGCCGGGGCCTGCCTGGTGCTCATCGCTACGGTTCCGTTAGTGGGTGTCGTGGCGGGCGTAATCATTGTGATCGTCGGGATTCCTGTGCGTTTGCTCTCGAACCGACAATGTGCCGCGCATCCGTGTCGTGGCGTTTAG
- a CDS encoding endonuclease/exonuclease/phosphatase family protein, translating to MRVISYNLRKNRAATELAALAETPDLDALCLQEVISSELPQEIGDLHLADSTKYNRLGLAVYYRRERYEQTASQSFELKKSLHDRLFTPTTERLVGSRLLDRDSGHELVLASFHAAPLTALNSLRRNQIKAAHEMLQTLGTGAPILMVGDYNYPLFKDGLSQRVKKTGYDLSLSDRMTYTNYKFFRGHFDFVTSQGFTIEGVETLARGSSDHLPILVTAAYGTANTHHSTISTEPLAS from the coding sequence ATTCGCGTAATTAGCTACAACCTTCGCAAGAACAGAGCCGCCACCGAGTTGGCAGCTCTTGCCGAGACCCCAGACCTCGATGCACTGTGCCTTCAAGAGGTAATCTCATCGGAACTTCCCCAGGAAATTGGTGATCTACACCTAGCCGACTCAACCAAGTACAACAGGCTCGGCCTCGCCGTCTACTATCGGCGTGAACGATACGAGCAGACTGCGAGCCAGTCATTCGAACTCAAGAAGTCGCTGCATGATCGGCTTTTCACTCCGACAACCGAACGCCTAGTTGGCTCGCGCTTACTCGACCGAGACTCTGGGCACGAGCTCGTGCTGGCATCGTTCCACGCCGCACCGCTTACCGCACTCAACTCGTTGCGTCGTAATCAGATCAAGGCAGCGCACGAAATGCTTCAGACGCTGGGGACGGGCGCACCGATTCTCATGGTGGGCGACTACAACTACCCGCTGTTCAAAGACGGGCTATCTCAACGAGTAAAAAAGACCGGCTACGATCTTTCTCTCAGCGACCGAATGACCTATACCAACTACAAGTTCTTCCGTGGACACTTCGATTTTGTGACGTCACAGGGCTTCACGATCGAAGGCGTGGAGACACTCGCTCGCGGCTCGTCCGATCACTTGCCTATCCTTGTTACGGCTGCGTATGGCACCGCCAACACGCATCATTCAACGATCTCGACCGAGCCGTTGGCGAGCTAA
- a CDS encoding SulP family inorganic anion transporter has translation MTALRTPRILTREVLAGLVVALALIPEAISFSIIAGVDPRVGLFSSFVMAVSIAFLGGRPAMITAATGAIALVIAPVAREYGMDYLIATVILGGLIQVVMGVLGVAKLMRFIPRSVMLGFVNSLAILIFTAQLPHLINVPWLVYPLVGVGLIIMVLMPRFTKVIPAPLVAIVLITIATVTMAIAVPTVGDQGELPRSLPELFIPNVPLTWDTLSIIGPFALAMALVGLLESLLTAKLVDDITDTHSRKTREAWGQGVANVLSGLFGGMGGCAMIGQTMINVKASGARTRISTFLAGIFLLILVVVLGDIVAVIPMAALVAVMIIVAVSTFNWHSVRWSTIKRMPKSETTVMVATVLVVVATHNLAIGVLVGVIVAMVAFARRVAHFATVDRSLPEDETVPTAYYRVNGELFFASSNDLTTQFEYADDPDRVIIDMSNSHIWDASTVAALDAITTKYERHGKRVVLVGLNEASKYMHERLAGNLGGEG, from the coding sequence TTGACGGCGCTCCGCACGCCACGCATCCTTACTCGTGAAGTGTTGGCAGGGCTGGTAGTAGCGCTCGCATTGATTCCTGAGGCGATTTCGTTCTCGATCATCGCCGGAGTTGACCCGCGAGTCGGGCTGTTTTCCTCGTTCGTCATGGCCGTATCGATCGCGTTCCTCGGCGGACGACCGGCAATGATTACCGCAGCAACCGGTGCGATCGCTCTCGTGATCGCCCCTGTTGCCCGCGAGTACGGTATGGACTACCTCATCGCCACGGTGATTCTCGGTGGACTGATTCAAGTGGTCATGGGCGTGCTTGGAGTAGCTAAGCTCATGCGATTCATACCCCGAAGCGTCATGCTCGGCTTCGTGAACTCGCTTGCCATCCTGATCTTCACCGCTCAACTGCCCCACCTGATCAACGTGCCCTGGTTGGTTTACCCCCTCGTCGGAGTCGGACTCATCATTATGGTCTTGATGCCGCGGTTCACTAAGGTGATTCCCGCGCCGCTCGTCGCGATCGTGTTGATAACTATTGCGACTGTGACGATGGCGATCGCGGTACCGACCGTCGGCGATCAGGGCGAACTCCCCCGCAGCCTTCCTGAACTCTTTATCCCGAACGTTCCATTGACGTGGGACACGCTGTCAATCATTGGCCCGTTCGCTCTCGCCATGGCCCTCGTAGGCCTCCTCGAGTCGCTGCTGACGGCCAAACTCGTCGATGACATCACCGACACTCACTCCCGCAAGACGCGCGAGGCGTGGGGTCAGGGCGTCGCGAACGTGCTCTCGGGTCTGTTCGGTGGCATGGGTGGCTGCGCCATGATTGGTCAAACTATGATCAACGTCAAGGCATCTGGTGCACGCACCCGGATTTCAACGTTCTTGGCCGGCATCTTCTTGCTCATACTGGTCGTCGTATTGGGCGATATCGTCGCGGTAATCCCGATGGCCGCCCTCGTCGCGGTAATGATCATCGTTGCTGTCTCAACCTTCAACTGGCACAGCGTGCGTTGGTCGACTATCAAACGCATGCCAAAGAGTGAAACCACCGTCATGGTGGCGACCGTCCTTGTCGTCGTGGCCACTCACAACCTAGCAATCGGCGTGCTTGTGGGCGTTATCGTTGCCATGGTTGCCTTCGCTCGCCGAGTCGCCCACTTTGCGACCGTTGACCGCTCGCTTCCCGAAGATGAGACCGTACCCACGGCGTACTACCGCGTAAATGGCGAGCTCTTCTTCGCGTCCAGCAATGACTTGACCACCCAATTCGAGTATGCCGATGACCCCGACAGAGTGATCATTGACATGTCGAACTCGCACATCTGGGATGCATCAACCGTTGCGGCGCTGGATGCAATTACGACTAAATATGAGCGCCACGGAAAGCGCGTTGTTCTCGTCGGACTCAACGAAGCTAGCAAGTACATGCATGAGCGGCTCGCGGGAAACCTCGGTGGCGAAGGCTAA
- a CDS encoding AarF/ABC1/UbiB kinase family protein, with amino-acid sequence MTDSRQLRARYRRILRFAARYMILEWWFELVLPRFGLERVAARRRLTRAARIARNFHTLAVDLGGLMIKVGQFMSSRLDVLPKEITRELEGLQDEVPAVDFAHIRDSAERELGLPLERAFEFFDTAPIAAASFGQVHRARLLSADANDVGFADVVVKVQRPGIAEIIEVDLSALRRVARWLSRVRFISRRVDLPALLEEFAVISLREIDYLNEGSNAERFAENFVNDARIEAPEVVWERSSRRVLTLADATAIKINDLSRLEAAGIDPAEVADELSRAMFEQLFIHRFFHADPHPGNIFVTPADPERADTSTPDWTLTFIDFGMMGEVPENLSRGLQRLIIAAAARDAPGLVSSVRDMGILLRTAETAPLERAMGELFDRFGGMGFTELQRVDPEEFREFGNEFGDVMRTMPFQLPENFLLIIRAVSVTSGVASNLNAAYNVWTAIEPFAKRLAVDEGGGTAKEFAKQALSSAGLLLRLPQQLESIATLMQRGQLAVETPGADKRLRVIEQLTRRVLSAVLFTGMLIGGILLRQTDPTLGLMLVIASGLPLAHALFAGTLNRNRLF; translated from the coding sequence ATGACCGACTCTAGACAGCTGCGCGCCCGCTATCGACGGATATTGCGCTTCGCTGCCCGGTACATGATTCTTGAGTGGTGGTTCGAACTCGTTCTGCCGCGTTTCGGCCTCGAACGCGTCGCAGCGCGGCGGCGCCTCACTCGTGCCGCCCGGATAGCCCGCAATTTCCATACCCTTGCGGTCGACCTCGGCGGTCTCATGATCAAAGTGGGACAGTTTATGTCTTCGCGGCTTGACGTTCTGCCCAAGGAGATCACTCGCGAACTCGAGGGGCTGCAGGACGAAGTGCCTGCCGTTGACTTCGCCCATATCCGTGACAGTGCCGAGCGCGAACTTGGGCTCCCCCTTGAGCGTGCTTTCGAGTTTTTCGATACAGCGCCGATAGCTGCCGCGTCCTTTGGCCAAGTGCACCGTGCTCGGCTTCTCTCCGCTGACGCGAATGATGTGGGGTTCGCGGATGTCGTTGTCAAGGTGCAGCGACCGGGAATCGCCGAGATTATTGAGGTCGATCTCTCAGCGCTGCGCAGAGTCGCCCGCTGGCTTAGTCGCGTGAGATTCATTTCGCGGCGAGTAGATCTTCCGGCGCTCCTAGAAGAATTCGCGGTCATCAGCTTGCGCGAGATCGACTACCTCAATGAGGGAAGCAACGCGGAGCGCTTCGCTGAAAACTTCGTCAATGACGCAAGAATCGAAGCGCCAGAAGTCGTCTGGGAGCGTTCCTCGCGAAGAGTTCTCACTCTCGCTGACGCCACGGCAATAAAGATAAATGACCTCTCCCGGCTCGAGGCAGCGGGAATCGACCCCGCCGAGGTTGCGGACGAGCTTTCGCGCGCGATGTTCGAACAACTATTCATTCACCGCTTCTTTCACGCCGATCCCCATCCCGGAAACATTTTCGTTACGCCAGCAGATCCTGAACGCGCCGACACCTCAACGCCCGACTGGACGCTCACATTCATCGACTTCGGGATGATGGGTGAGGTTCCAGAAAACCTCAGTCGAGGATTGCAGCGACTCATCATTGCCGCAGCCGCCCGCGATGCCCCAGGTTTGGTCTCGAGCGTACGAGATATGGGAATCCTCCTTCGGACTGCTGAAACTGCGCCGCTCGAACGTGCCATGGGAGAGCTTTTTGACCGTTTCGGCGGAATGGGCTTCACTGAGCTCCAAAGAGTGGACCCCGAAGAGTTCAGGGAATTCGGCAACGAGTTCGGCGACGTGATGCGCACCATGCCTTTCCAACTTCCCGAAAACTTTCTGCTGATCATCCGAGCCGTCTCAGTTACCTCAGGCGTGGCCAGCAATTTGAATGCCGCCTATAACGTCTGGACAGCAATCGAACCGTTCGCCAAACGACTTGCCGTCGATGAGGGCGGCGGCACGGCGAAAGAATTCGCGAAACAGGCGCTGTCCTCAGCCGGACTGTTGTTGCGCCTGCCACAGCAGCTCGAAAGCATTGCCACGCTGATGCAACGCGGTCAACTCGCGGTTGAGACGCCGGGAGCGGATAAGCGACTACGCGTGATCGAACAACTCACGAGACGCGTGCTGTCCGCTGTGCTCTTCACCGGAATGCTCATCGGCGGAATCCTCCTACGGCAGACAGATCCGACTCTGGGTCTAATGCTGGTAATTGCTTCGGGTCTTCCGCTCGCTCACGCTCTCTTCGCAGGCACCCTGAATCGAAACCGATTGTTTTAA
- a CDS encoding PadR family transcriptional regulator translates to MNNSFGTGGRNSRRPFADAFDHAGQGLWEAFDNVRSEFDRRVAPRMGRGDVRVAILSLLAEQSMHGYQIIREIEKRSNGSWKPSPGSVYPTLQLLADEGLIESHEADGKKTYTITEKGHEEVKSSRPAPWHNSESRDSSRPTALPHAAAKLAEAVIPIMRNGTAEQVDEAITIVDDARRKLYAILAQD, encoded by the coding sequence ATGAACAATTCATTCGGAACCGGTGGCCGCAACTCTCGCCGCCCGTTCGCAGACGCATTCGACCACGCAGGCCAAGGCCTCTGGGAGGCCTTTGACAACGTGCGTTCAGAATTCGACCGGCGAGTAGCGCCTCGGATGGGCCGTGGCGATGTACGCGTCGCAATTCTTAGTTTGTTGGCTGAACAGTCAATGCACGGCTACCAGATCATTCGCGAAATCGAGAAGCGAAGCAACGGGTCCTGGAAACCAAGCCCTGGCTCGGTTTATCCCACGCTTCAGCTGCTCGCAGATGAGGGCCTCATCGAATCGCACGAAGCTGACGGGAAAAAGACCTACACAATCACTGAAAAAGGGCACGAAGAGGTGAAGTCAAGCCGTCCGGCGCCGTGGCATAACTCTGAGTCACGCGATTCGTCTCGCCCAACTGCGCTCCCCCATGCCGCAGCGAAACTCGCAGAAGCAGTGATCCCCATCATGCGCAACGGCACCGCTGAGCAGGTCGATGAGGCGATCACAATTGTCGATGATGCTCGTCGTAAGCTTTACGCAATCCTCGCCCAAGACTGA
- a CDS encoding M20/M25/M40 family metallo-hydrolase translates to MTSELPLERTAQIAQDLIRFDTSNYGEGRSNGETVAAEYLGALLEEMGLTTRYFDAATGRTTVVARVEGSYDTESSAPHAQERPALILHGHTDVVPADPKNWSVDPFGGEIRDGLLWGRGAVDMKNMDAMIITALGDILGAGKLPARDLIIAFFSDEENGGEFGSHFMVDHHADVFDGATEAISEVGGYSVDLQGQRAYLLQTGEKALVWIKLTARGMAAHGSRVISNNAVTKLAEAVAVLGRQEWPVRLTDTTTLLISELSRILNIDPEEVGPDQLILATGTASGFLQATLRTTSNPTLLNAGYKHNVIPDFAEALIDIRTLPGEEDDVLAQVRALLPDEIEIEIMHRDIGLETSFDGPLVDAMIASLGVFDPGAPVLPYLMSGGTDNKALKRLDITGYGFAPLQLPPEIDFPGMFHGVDERVPLDALVFGRQVLGDLLIKY, encoded by the coding sequence ATGACTTCTGAGCTTCCTCTCGAGCGCACCGCTCAAATCGCGCAAGATCTCATTCGCTTCGACACCTCGAACTACGGAGAGGGTCGATCGAATGGAGAGACAGTGGCGGCCGAATATCTTGGCGCGCTTCTAGAAGAGATGGGACTAACCACTCGGTACTTCGATGCCGCAACAGGCCGCACGACCGTTGTAGCCCGCGTCGAGGGTAGTTACGACACCGAGTCGTCGGCTCCGCACGCACAAGAGCGCCCGGCGCTGATCCTGCACGGTCACACCGATGTGGTTCCCGCAGACCCCAAGAACTGGTCAGTCGACCCGTTTGGTGGAGAGATTCGGGACGGCCTTCTCTGGGGCCGCGGTGCCGTCGACATGAAAAACATGGACGCCATGATCATCACCGCGCTTGGTGACATTCTGGGCGCTGGCAAACTTCCGGCGCGCGACCTGATCATCGCGTTCTTCTCTGACGAAGAAAACGGCGGAGAGTTCGGCTCACACTTCATGGTTGACCATCACGCAGATGTTTTTGACGGTGCTACTGAAGCCATCAGCGAAGTAGGCGGATATTCTGTCGACCTCCAAGGACAGCGGGCATACTTGCTGCAAACCGGCGAGAAAGCACTTGTATGGATCAAGCTAACTGCGCGCGGCATGGCCGCCCACGGCTCTCGAGTAATCAGCAACAACGCCGTCACCAAACTCGCTGAGGCAGTCGCAGTCCTCGGCCGCCAGGAATGGCCAGTTCGACTCACCGATACAACGACGTTGCTGATTTCTGAACTATCGCGAATCCTCAACATCGACCCAGAAGAGGTCGGCCCCGACCAGCTGATTCTTGCCACAGGAACCGCTTCGGGGTTTTTGCAGGCGACGCTGCGCACTACGAGCAACCCGACACTGCTCAACGCCGGCTACAAGCACAACGTAATCCCTGACTTCGCCGAGGCGCTCATCGACATCCGCACTCTTCCGGGGGAAGAGGATGACGTGCTCGCCCAAGTGCGTGCACTACTTCCCGATGAGATTGAGATCGAGATCATGCACCGCGATATTGGGCTTGAGACTAGTTTCGATGGTCCGCTAGTCGACGCGATGATTGCCAGCCTCGGTGTTTTCGATCCGGGTGCACCCGTTTTGCCGTACCTGATGTCTGGCGGCACCGACAACAAGGCTCTCAAGCGGCTCGACATCACAGGGTATGGCTTTGCGCCTCTCCAACTGCCCCCGGAGATCGACTTTCCTGGCATGTTCCACGGTGTTGACGAACGAGTACCGCTTGACGCACTAGTCTTTGGCAGGCAGGTCCTGGGAGACCTGCTTATCAAGTACTAG
- a CDS encoding undecaprenyl-diphosphate phosphatase — MGFIEAIILGLVQGLTEFLPISSSAHLRIMGEFLPSASDPGATFTAITQLGTELAVILYFRKDIARILSRWFQQFRRSSGSHQEVVDKNHPDVRLGWLVIIGTVPIVLVGYFAQEYIRSTFRSLWLVATVLIVFGIILGIADYWGKRTRALDDMKYNHGITIGLAQVLALVPGVSRSGSTMTAGLALGYTRPAAARFGFLLAIPAVFGSGLYELVHSFGEPIQVFTYAETAAATVVAFVVGYFVIAALMRYIEKRSFLPFVIYRVLLGVALYVLLSLNVIQPI; from the coding sequence ATGGGCTTTATTGAGGCCATTATTCTTGGGCTTGTTCAGGGGCTCACCGAGTTTCTTCCCATATCGTCGAGCGCACACTTGCGCATCATGGGCGAATTTTTGCCCTCCGCAAGTGACCCAGGGGCGACATTCACGGCAATCACCCAGTTGGGCACAGAACTCGCCGTCATTCTTTACTTCCGCAAAGACATTGCCCGCATTCTGAGCCGTTGGTTTCAGCAGTTTCGCCGGTCGAGCGGTTCCCACCAAGAAGTAGTCGATAAGAACCACCCAGACGTCCGGCTCGGCTGGCTCGTTATCATCGGCACGGTGCCTATCGTCCTCGTCGGTTACTTCGCCCAGGAGTACATTCGTTCAACCTTTCGCTCGCTGTGGCTGGTCGCGACGGTCTTGATCGTGTTCGGCATTATCTTGGGGATCGCCGATTACTGGGGAAAGCGCACGCGAGCACTCGACGACATGAAGTACAACCACGGCATCACGATCGGTCTCGCACAGGTGCTCGCGCTCGTTCCTGGTGTTTCCCGGTCTGGCTCGACAATGACAGCGGGCCTCGCGCTCGGCTACACGCGCCCCGCCGCTGCGCGATTCGGATTTCTCCTCGCGATCCCTGCCGTCTTCGGCAGCGGACTCTACGAACTCGTCCATAGCTTTGGCGAACCAATACAGGTCTTCACCTACGCCGAAACTGCTGCTGCCACCGTGGTCGCATTCGTCGTTGGATACTTCGTGATCGCTGCCCTCATGCGGTACATCGAAAAACGATCGTTCTTGCCATTCGTGATCTATCGCGTGCTGCTGGGCGTAGCACTTTACGTATTGCTATCGCTCAACGTAATCCAGCCTATCTAG
- a CDS encoding proteasome assembly chaperone family protein — protein MTNTPFANGRLLVVAFEGWNDAGEAASGAVRSLKEQLDVYPIAEVDPEEYFDYQFNRPVVAYDDDGDRSLTWPSVAIYGPSRPNTARPESIAGDADLQLSANNHSNIYLLLGTEPSRSWKTFTRNILETIVDNGITSIVFLGAMLADVPHTRPISVFTSSENPAVRSAMGIERSSYEGPVGILSVLGQAAEAAGIRTMSIWASVPHYVHNAPSPKATLAIIDKLEEIVDVVIPRGELVSEATDWETGIDALAGEDDDMSSYIEQLERARDTVDSPEASGEAIAQEFEKYLRRGDDKPDQGSAGDEPWRGKD, from the coding sequence GTGACGAACACCCCATTCGCGAACGGTCGACTCTTGGTCGTCGCCTTCGAGGGGTGGAATGACGCCGGAGAGGCGGCCAGTGGCGCCGTCAGATCCCTCAAAGAGCAGCTAGACGTCTATCCCATCGCCGAAGTCGATCCCGAAGAGTACTTCGACTACCAGTTCAACCGTCCAGTGGTGGCATACGACGACGACGGAGACCGCTCACTGACGTGGCCATCTGTGGCCATTTACGGTCCCTCGCGCCCTAATACTGCTCGGCCAGAGAGCATTGCCGGGGATGCAGACCTGCAACTCAGTGCAAACAATCATTCGAACATCTACCTACTCCTGGGCACCGAACCTTCCCGATCCTGGAAGACCTTCACGAGAAATATTCTCGAAACGATCGTCGACAACGGCATCACGTCGATCGTGTTTCTCGGTGCAATGCTCGCCGATGTTCCTCACACGCGACCAATCTCGGTCTTCACCTCAAGCGAGAACCCCGCAGTTCGCTCTGCGATGGGAATCGAGCGCAGCAGCTATGAAGGCCCCGTCGGCATCCTCTCGGTGCTGGGGCAAGCCGCGGAGGCGGCGGGGATTAGAACAATGTCGATTTGGGCATCAGTGCCTCACTACGTGCACAATGCGCCATCGCCTAAGGCGACTTTGGCGATCATCGACAAGTTGGAAGAGATTGTCGATGTCGTAATTCCTCGTGGTGAGCTCGTCAGTGAGGCCACAGACTGGGAAACGGGAATCGATGCTCTGGCGGGAGAAGACGACGATATGTCTTCGTACATTGAGCAGCTAGAGCGTGCACGAGACACCGTTGACTCCCCCGAAGCGAGCGGTGAAGCGATCGCTCAGGAATTCGAGAAGTATCTTCGCCGCGGCGATGACAAGCCCGATCAGGGATCGGCCGGCGACGAGCCGTGGCGGGGCAAGGACTAA
- a CDS encoding HAD family phosphatase — protein MTHSTPAAVLWDMDGTLINSEPYWIAAEVEIVESFGGEWTHDDALAVVGSGLFNSARAMQSKGVALEAQTIVDRLTDRVMTQLEEFGIPWRPGARELLLEIREASVPTALVTMSITRMAHHVVDNLGFVGFDAVIAGDDVEQPKPHPEAYLLGAKTLGVSISDCVAIEDSPPGATSAFSSGATVIGVPFMVDIPAEQTHALWPTLAGRTLAHLSELHTKVASQ, from the coding sequence GTGACTCATTCCACTCCGGCTGCCGTTTTATGGGACATGGACGGCACCCTCATAAATTCCGAACCGTACTGGATCGCCGCCGAAGTAGAGATCGTTGAATCGTTCGGGGGTGAATGGACCCACGACGACGCATTGGCCGTTGTCGGGAGCGGGCTCTTCAACTCAGCACGCGCCATGCAGAGCAAGGGCGTAGCTCTGGAGGCTCAGACGATTGTCGATCGCCTCACCGACCGCGTGATGACTCAGTTGGAAGAGTTTGGTATCCCGTGGCGCCCCGGTGCACGCGAGTTGCTGCTCGAGATTCGCGAGGCCAGCGTCCCTACGGCGCTTGTCACCATGTCGATTACGCGGATGGCGCACCATGTCGTCGACAACTTGGGGTTCGTGGGCTTCGATGCGGTTATCGCTGGTGACGATGTTGAACAGCCGAAGCCGCATCCGGAGGCATACCTCCTTGGTGCGAAGACCCTGGGCGTCTCGATCTCTGATTGCGTCGCGATCGAAGATTCTCCTCCCGGCGCAACGTCTGCATTTTCCTCTGGCGCGACCGTTATCGGCGTTCCTTTCATGGTCGATATCCCCGCCGAGCAAACACATGCTCTCTGGCCGACTCTCGCCGGGCGCACGCTTGCACATCTCTCTGAACTCCACACAAAGGTGGCCTCTCAATGA